TTTACCTTAGAAACGTTTTTATCAAAATACCGAGCCACGGCCGTAGCTGCATCATCAACAGCACTTAAAGCTCTTAATAGTGGCGCCTTATTGTCCAAAGCTTCTCCAGTATAAGAAACAAATACCGTTGGAATACACAATGTTGTACCATATATAAAAGCATTCGAGGTTGGGTCCCATGCGGTATACCCCCTAGCCTCAAACGTATTTCGAATACCACCACTTGGAAAACTAGAGGCGTCTGGTTCTTGCTGCACTAATTGGCTACCTCCAAATTTCTCAAGAGGCTTGCCATCTAATAAATCAAAAAAGGCATCATGCTTTTCAGCTGTTGCTCCGGTTAAGGGTTGAAACCAATGCGTATAATGTGTGGCTCCCATAGTGATGGCCCAAGTTTTAATGGATTCAGCTACTTGGTCTGCCATTTTTCTATCGATTTTTGAACCAGAGTGCATGGCACTTCGAACACTTTCCAAGGCATCTTTTGTAAGGTACTGAAGCATGCGGTCTTCATTAAACACATGAATCCCAAAAAGTTCAGATCTTCTTCCCTTTTCTTCAATAACTATTCGAGGTCTTTCCTGACTCTTACTGATAGCATCAAATCTCGATTTTGACATATATAATTTTTAAATTAAGTAAAAAACAAAATTAAGAATTTAATAATTCAAACCGAAAAAAATAAATTAAATATAAAATACCCCTTAAAAAATATGGTCATTGCAAAATATAACTAATATTTATGCAATTAACCCCTTATTTTTTATGTAGTATTCTAAAAAATTATATTTTTGTGCTATTCTTAAAGATAAATAACAACTCTTATTATGGCAAAAATTAAATTAGAATACATTTGGTTAGATGGGTACAAGCCCACACAAAACATGCGAAGTAAGACCAAGGTCGAAGAGCATGAAGATTTCAAAGGGACTATTGAAGAATTAAATAATTGGTCTTTTGATGGCTCATCTACCAAGCAAGCTATTGGAGGGTCATCTGATTGTGTGTTAAAGCCAGTTGCTATTTACCCTGATCCAACGAGAATAAACGGGTGGTTGGTCATGACCGAAGTTATGAATCCTGATGGAACCCCACATGTATCGAACGGTAGAGCAGCTATTGATGATGAAAATGACGATTTCTGGTTTGGTTTTGAGCAAGAATATTTTATCATGGATACGAAAACAGAATTGCCTTTAGGATTCCCAAGAGGAGGTTACCCAAAACCACAAGGTATGTACTATTGTTCTGTAGGTGGTCTTAATACGCACGGAAGAGAATTGGTAGAAGAGCATGCGGATTTATGTATCGAAGCAGGATTAAACTTCGAAGGAATTAATCAAGAAGTTGCTTGTGGGCAATGGGAGTTTCAATTATTTGCCAAAGGCGCTAAAAAAGCTGGTGATGAAATTTGGATCGCCAGATATTTACTAGATCGATTAACGGAGAAATATGATTGGTATATTGAATACCACCCGAAACCACTGGGGGATACCGATTGGAATGGTTCAGGTATGCATGCCAATTTCTCAAACACAACACTTAGAACTTGTGGTTCCAAAGAAACGTATGAGAAAATATGTGAAGCTTTCCGTCCTGTTGTCAAAGAGCATATCGCTATTTACGGTGAATTTAACGATCAACGTTTAACCGGTAAACACGAAACGGCTTCAATTCATGACTTCTCTTACGGAGTATCAGATCGTGGAGCTTCTATTCGAATTCCTATTTATACGGTTTCTCATGGTTGGAAAGGCTATTTGGAAGACCGTCGTCCGGCTTCTAATGCTGATCCCTATAAAATTGCAGCTAGAATTATCAAAACGGTAAAATCTGCTAAGGTTTAATTTTAGCCATTTATTTTTATACGAACAAAAAGTGCTATTGAAATTTCTTCAATAGCACTTTTTTATTGGTCTTCATTATCTTTAAAACAACCCCTTATTGACTTGCATTTTTGTAAGGTCTAACACTTTTTGCACCAAGCAATTTTTTCTTTGCCTAGCTTAGCTCACTAGTCATTGTCCACCAAACTTAATAAACCCTAAATTATTGAATGGTAAAGTAAACAAAAATTAAATAACAAGCTACAAGAACTATACCATCGCGCCACCCTAATCGAAGCCCTTTGGGAATAAAAACCAAGGGCAACACTAAAAACGATAAGCCTAGCATCCAAAATATATCATTTGTCAACAAACCTTGGTCCATAACCTTAATGGGTGTTATTATTGAGGTAATCCCTAAGACTGCCAACAAATTAAAAATGTTTGAACCAATAAGATTCCCCAAGGAAATAGCTTTTTCTTTCTTGATAACGGCAATTACAGATGCTGCCAACTCAGGAATACTTGTACCTATAGAAACCACGGTGACTGCAATAACACGTTCGGTAACACCATAATAACTTGCCAAGCCAACGGCTCCACCAATTAAAAATTCCGAACCTCCCCAGAGTGCCGTACCCCCTAAAACTAAAAATAAAAAGGTTTTATAATTGGGTAATAATACATCATCTTCGGGTTGCTCATCTTCCACGGCTGGAGTTTGAAATCGCAACAAGTACACCAAAAATGCAAAAAGTAATACCACCATAATTATGCCTTCATGTTGCTGCAGCTCCTGGTCAAAATATATAAAACCAAAAAACAATAAAGACGCTAGCATCATCACTGGCCAATCTGTCGTGTAAAAACTCTTTTTAACATTAATAGTACCTAAAAGTAAGGTAATGCCTAATACCAATCCGAGATTTGCAATATTAGAACCAACTACATTTCCTAAAGCCAAATCCGGAAAACCATCAAGTGCCGCTTTAACACTCACAATTAATTCTGGTGCGGAGGTAGCAAAAGAAACTACCGTCATCCCAATTACAATTTTTGGGATGTTCAGCCTCAGTGATAAAGCTACCGCCGCCTTTAGCAACCAACTACCGCCAAAAATAAGCAAGGTTAAACCTAAAACAATATATAATAAGTCTTGCATTTTTATAGTTTTTAACAAATATAAGCCAAGAATTTTTTTTTAGGACTTGTATCCTAAAGTTTAAAATGCCTAGTTAAAAGAAATTCTAAAATAACCCCAAAAACGTCTAGTGCCCATAGTTCAAACATCCTAATTACCAATAGAATTTATTTTTAGTTTCATTGGACAATGAAAAAAAAAAAAAAAAAGAAAACCCTCCGTACAGCTTTGCTTTAGCTTTTTTAATTGAATGTCGGTTCCCAACATAAGGTCGTTTATATCTTGAAACTAACAAAAATCATAGATCTAAAAATTTTTTTTACAGGAGAAAAAATGCATAAAAAATAAGCTGGAGCAGATGAAACAGTTAAATTATCTCTTTGAAAAAATCAAAACTGCCTTGCATCAACAAAGTATTACAAAAAAGACCCTATAATTATTACATATCATTATATTTTATAACTTTTTAATTACTATTTATAATATATAAGTAGAATTATATATTACATATTATAACAATAATCATTTATTTAGTTACATCATTGCATTTAATTACAATAAATCGTATTCTAAAATTTGGAGCTTGCTTATTCCTTTCTATATATTGAGGAAATAATCGATTAATTACAACAAATTATTAACCTCTAAAACATCAACTATGATTACTTTTACTAAATTACTTGTACTCCTAATGCTGTCACTCATCCTAATTTTAACATAACATAAATCAAATAGGCCTATATATAAAAGACTGCCTTTCGGCAGTCTTTCTAATTAAAAAATGATACTATATTTGCATAAACTATTTTTAAAATGAAGAAATTACTATTCCAGTTCTTAGCAAAACTAAACAAAGTACTATTGCCTTCATTTTCAAAAAAAAGGCTAGACCTTTCGAAAGCCTCAAAATTACAAATGGCCTTATTGGGTTGGCGTTATTTTG
The sequence above is drawn from the Cellulophaga sp. Hel_I_12 genome and encodes:
- a CDS encoding glutamine synthetase beta-grasp domain-containing protein, with translation MAKIKLEYIWLDGYKPTQNMRSKTKVEEHEDFKGTIEELNNWSFDGSSTKQAIGGSSDCVLKPVAIYPDPTRINGWLVMTEVMNPDGTPHVSNGRAAIDDENDDFWFGFEQEYFIMDTKTELPLGFPRGGYPKPQGMYYCSVGGLNTHGRELVEEHADLCIEAGLNFEGINQEVACGQWEFQLFAKGAKKAGDEIWIARYLLDRLTEKYDWYIEYHPKPLGDTDWNGSGMHANFSNTTLRTCGSKETYEKICEAFRPVVKEHIAIYGEFNDQRLTGKHETASIHDFSYGVSDRGASIRIPIYTVSHGWKGYLEDRRPASNADPYKIAARIIKTVKSAKV
- a CDS encoding calcium/sodium antiporter; its protein translation is MQDLLYIVLGLTLLIFGGSWLLKAAVALSLRLNIPKIVIGMTVVSFATSAPELIVSVKAALDGFPDLALGNVVGSNIANLGLVLGITLLLGTINVKKSFYTTDWPVMMLASLLFFGFIYFDQELQQHEGIIMVVLLFAFLVYLLRFQTPAVEDEQPEDDVLLPNYKTFLFLVLGGTALWGGSEFLIGGAVGLASYYGVTERVIAVTVVSIGTSIPELAASVIAVIKKEKAISLGNLIGSNIFNLLAVLGITSIITPIKVMDQGLLTNDIFWMLGLSFLVLPLVFIPKGLRLGWRDGIVLVACYLIFVYFTIQ